A region of Fibrobacter succinogenes subsp. succinogenes S85 DNA encodes the following proteins:
- a CDS encoding prolyl oligopeptidase family serine peptidase, giving the protein MTMSKFMAFTGTVALLSSLSFAWSISGTITSEGSGRALSGVKITSFNYAGVESTSGADGTFTISNENAGLHSAMVAKAFIGFSNNIITISGVKAQTITMSVMDALGKVCASKTEHNIDGFMQVDLNKTMAKGAKFLRINADGNRATYQIGKTVTLMKEGDPLPFLQFSLEGYQNATYQAKAEVETGVFVKMAKASAQSSSSKKIESSSSAKVSSSSVEESSSSAKIEQIIVDCAGKTVKPVDRQNMDVTVDGKKRTFIMHVPSAYKGDKPVPLVIDYHPIGGSGSGEFGSSPYKAKTDPEGVITLYPDGTGKPGGMGNGWNVGPCCSNDDDVKFSYAMIDKLKEIACIDPQRIYATGFSMGGGMSNHVACMMSDVFAAVAPAAMDLNKTNSAQCKMSRPISVINFRGTNDPVCRYQGGDSGFNDGLNFLGAEGTFKFWAEKNGCTGSPTKNSNGCQEYSNCKDGTKVVLCTKQGGGHDYGDASIGWPFLKQFTLPASFVK; this is encoded by the coding sequence ATGACCATGTCTAAATTCATGGCATTCACAGGAACAGTAGCTTTGCTTAGCTCACTTTCCTTCGCTTGGAGCATCAGTGGCACAATCACCTCAGAAGGTTCGGGCCGAGCACTTTCCGGCGTCAAGATTACATCGTTCAACTATGCGGGTGTAGAATCCACATCAGGTGCAGATGGTACATTTACAATCTCTAACGAGAATGCAGGTTTGCACTCCGCTATGGTAGCCAAGGCTTTCATCGGTTTCAGCAACAACATCATTACCATTTCCGGCGTAAAGGCCCAAACGATTACCATGTCCGTGATGGATGCACTCGGCAAAGTTTGCGCCTCCAAGACGGAACATAACATCGACGGCTTTATGCAGGTCGACTTGAACAAGACTATGGCTAAGGGCGCCAAGTTCCTCCGCATTAACGCCGACGGAAACCGCGCTACCTACCAGATAGGCAAGACAGTCACCCTCATGAAGGAAGGTGATCCGCTGCCGTTCTTGCAGTTCTCACTGGAAGGCTACCAGAACGCCACCTACCAGGCTAAGGCCGAAGTTGAAACGGGCGTCTTCGTCAAGATGGCCAAGGCTAGTGCTCAGTCCAGTTCTAGCAAAAAGATTGAATCTAGTTCTTCCGCAAAGGTTTCTTCTTCTAGCGTTGAAGAATCTTCTAGCAGCGCCAAGATTGAACAAATCATCGTTGACTGCGCCGGCAAGACGGTAAAGCCCGTAGATAGACAGAACATGGACGTGACCGTCGATGGCAAGAAACGTACATTCATTATGCACGTGCCGAGCGCCTACAAGGGTGACAAGCCCGTACCGCTCGTTATTGACTACCACCCGATTGGCGGTAGCGGTTCAGGCGAATTTGGCAGTTCTCCGTACAAGGCCAAGACTGACCCCGAAGGCGTAATCACGCTTTATCCGGACGGCACTGGCAAACCGGGTGGAATGGGTAACGGCTGGAACGTCGGCCCCTGCTGCTCCAACGACGATGACGTCAAGTTCTCTTACGCAATGATTGATAAGCTCAAAGAAATCGCCTGCATCGACCCGCAGCGCATCTACGCTACCGGCTTCTCGATGGGTGGCGGGATGAGTAACCACGTGGCTTGCATGATGTCCGATGTCTTCGCCGCAGTTGCTCCAGCAGCTATGGACTTGAACAAGACCAACAGTGCTCAATGCAAGATGTCTCGTCCGATTTCTGTCATCAACTTCCGCGGCACGAATGACCCGGTCTGCCGTTACCAAGGTGGCGATAGCGGCTTCAACGACGGTTTGAACTTCCTTGGCGCCGAAGGCACCTTCAAGTTCTGGGCCGAAAAGAACGGCTGCACAGGCTCTCCGACCAAGAACTCCAATGGTTGCCAGGAATACTCCAACTGCAAGGACGGCACGAAGGTCGTGCTCTGCACCAAGCAGGGCGGTGGTCACGACTACGGTGACGCTAGCATTGGCTGGCCGTTCCTCAAGCAGTTCACGCTTCCGGCAAGCTTCGTGAAGTAA
- a CDS encoding family 43 glycosylhydrolase, whose product MGLFSKMAKSAVVLAAFAVVNSAAVKVNNPIMYVDSPDPSIVRVDDAYYMVTTTMHFAPGVPVFKSTDLAQWRTVGYAYQTLTNNDQQNLNGGKDAYGKGSWASSIRYHKGFFYVLTPSYTTGKTHLYKTADVESGQWSEVQLPFYHDPSLFFDDDGTVWVFYGSGDQISYVQLNDDASGVKAGGKSGKLGGVSVNQVTGTSNYYVQQEGSHMEKVNGEYYLFTISWPAGKSRSEIVYRSKSLLSGFSGRYFLSDNGVAQGGIFDTPDGKWYALLFRDSGPVGRMSHLVPMEWKDGWPVPTSGSKAPSTIDLPESPLPGYGMVTSDDFESGELALEWQFNHNPDNKNWSLSANPGFFRITTGRTDSRVVNAKNTLTQRSFGPKSSGRTLVDGKGMKDGDMAGLVALQDDKGFVALAKDGGNYKVVMYSGNKDGERLVTSENLSDSKVYLRIDFDLPIDRGTAYFYYSTDGSSWKKIGNDVKLNYDLHMFVGVRWGLFNFATKQAGGYADFDWFKVGTDVNDEIYLDGAGSEPVPQTPFCAAGENCPANAIPGKIEAEDFDVPGKGKDGSSYYDSDSENHGDSDYRKGTGVDLYKKATGVIVGYNSEGDWLEYTVNVKEAGDYTMFAAVAAAGSTSSFKLSLDGKDITEELSVPAASSGEENYDDYNKVKANVKLPEGEHVLRFTVVGSWLDIDYFTFVKGANATDPDPIVGLAKGVRYNVQGVQTYGVYGLNGKFIGRVDASNNFDVRSKVNSLVKESGVYIVKSLTTGNTHRLSVTK is encoded by the coding sequence ATGGGATTGTTTAGTAAGATGGCGAAGTCGGCTGTGGTTTTGGCTGCTTTTGCTGTAGTGAATAGTGCAGCCGTTAAGGTCAATAACCCGATCATGTATGTCGATAGCCCGGACCCTTCCATTGTCCGTGTTGACGATGCTTATTACATGGTCACGACGACCATGCACTTTGCGCCTGGCGTGCCTGTTTTCAAGAGCACGGATTTGGCCCAGTGGCGCACGGTGGGTTATGCCTACCAGACGCTCACCAACAACGACCAGCAGAACCTGAATGGCGGCAAGGACGCCTACGGTAAGGGCTCCTGGGCATCGAGCATCCGCTACCACAAGGGGTTTTTCTACGTGCTGACTCCGTCTTACACGACGGGCAAAACTCATTTGTACAAGACCGCCGACGTGGAAAGCGGCCAGTGGTCCGAAGTGCAGCTCCCGTTCTACCATGACCCTTCTTTGTTCTTTGATGACGATGGCACCGTGTGGGTGTTCTACGGCAGCGGCGACCAGATTAGCTATGTGCAGTTGAATGACGATGCTAGCGGTGTAAAGGCTGGCGGCAAGAGCGGTAAGCTCGGTGGCGTGAGTGTAAACCAGGTAACCGGTACCAGCAACTACTACGTGCAGCAGGAAGGCTCGCACATGGAAAAGGTGAACGGCGAATACTACCTGTTTACGATTTCCTGGCCGGCTGGCAAGAGCCGTAGCGAAATCGTTTACCGTTCCAAGAGCCTGCTCTCCGGATTCAGCGGAAGGTATTTCCTCTCTGATAACGGTGTTGCGCAGGGCGGCATTTTTGATACTCCCGATGGCAAGTGGTATGCCCTCCTGTTCCGCGATTCCGGTCCGGTTGGCCGTATGTCGCACTTGGTCCCGATGGAATGGAAGGATGGTTGGCCGGTTCCGACGAGCGGATCCAAGGCTCCCTCGACGATTGACTTGCCGGAATCTCCGCTCCCGGGCTACGGCATGGTCACGAGTGACGATTTTGAATCTGGCGAACTTGCTCTCGAATGGCAGTTCAACCATAACCCTGATAACAAAAACTGGAGCTTGTCTGCAAATCCGGGATTTTTCCGCATTACCACGGGCCGCACGGATAGCCGTGTCGTGAATGCAAAGAACACTTTGACACAGCGTTCCTTTGGCCCTAAGAGTTCTGGCCGTACGCTTGTTGACGGCAAGGGCATGAAGGATGGAGACATGGCGGGCCTCGTTGCTTTGCAGGATGACAAGGGCTTTGTCGCGCTTGCTAAAGATGGCGGTAACTACAAGGTTGTGATGTACAGCGGAAACAAGGATGGCGAAAGACTTGTAACAAGTGAAAATCTTTCGGACTCCAAGGTTTATCTGCGAATCGATTTTGACTTGCCGATTGACCGTGGTACTGCATATTTCTATTACAGCACCGATGGTAGCTCTTGGAAAAAGATTGGCAACGATGTGAAGCTCAATTATGACCTCCACATGTTCGTGGGCGTGCGCTGGGGCCTCTTCAACTTTGCGACCAAGCAGGCGGGCGGCTATGCAGACTTCGACTGGTTCAAGGTCGGTACCGATGTGAACGATGAAATTTATCTCGACGGCGCTGGTTCTGAACCTGTTCCGCAGACTCCGTTCTGTGCCGCTGGCGAAAACTGCCCTGCAAATGCAATCCCGGGCAAGATTGAAGCCGAAGACTTTGACGTGCCGGGCAAGGGCAAGGATGGCTCATCTTACTATGACAGCGATTCCGAAAACCACGGCGATAGCGACTATCGCAAGGGTACCGGCGTTGACCTTTACAAGAAGGCAACTGGCGTCATTGTGGGCTACAACAGCGAAGGCGACTGGCTCGAATATACCGTGAACGTAAAGGAAGCGGGAGATTACACCATGTTTGCTGCGGTTGCTGCTGCGGGTTCCACCTCAAGCTTCAAGCTCTCTTTGGATGGCAAGGACATTACTGAAGAACTCTCTGTTCCGGCGGCAAGTTCTGGCGAAGAAAATTATGACGATTATAACAAGGTAAAAGCAAACGTAAAACTCCCGGAAGGCGAACATGTACTCCGCTTCACGGTTGTTGGCTCTTGGCTTGATATCGACTACTTTACGTTCGTGAAGGGCGCAAACGCTACGGATCCGGATCCCATTGTTGGCTTGGCAAAGGGCGTTCGCTATAATGTGCAGGGCGTGCAGACTTATGGCGTCTATGGCTTGAACGGTAAGTTCATCGGTCGCGTTGATGCATCCAACAACTTCGATGTGCGTAGCAAGGTGAACAGCCTCGTGAAGGAAAGCGGCGTGTACATCGTCAAGTCTCTCACCACCGGCAACACCCACCGCCTATCCGTAACAAAGTAA
- the tenpIN gene encoding type III toxin-antitoxin system TenpIN family toxin, with amino-acid sequence MKLAQTVFLKQSFFDRHKDHKEILTNKEGRPYLSFIIECNGTIFAIPFRTNIKHPYAFTFKTSGRLTDEKKGLPGIDFTKAVVVQQLDIECQCTIDKREWVELNKNLMTIVTNFTEYLKKFAASLENSNFSKLPVFKYSSLQYFIEDVKLVVNSL; translated from the coding sequence ATGAAACTGGCACAAACCGTATTTCTGAAGCAATCATTCTTTGACCGACATAAAGACCACAAGGAAATTCTCACCAACAAAGAGGGCAGACCTTACCTGTCCTTCATAATCGAATGTAATGGAACAATTTTTGCCATCCCATTTCGAACAAATATCAAACACCCATACGCATTCACTTTCAAAACTTCAGGCAGACTCACAGACGAAAAGAAAGGATTGCCCGGTATTGATTTTACCAAGGCAGTAGTCGTTCAACAATTAGACATTGAGTGTCAATGCACCATTGACAAGAGGGAATGGGTTGAACTCAACAAAAATTTGATGACAATCGTCACCAACTTCACCGAATACCTCAAAAAATTTGCAGCATCACTAGAAAACAGCAATTTTAGCAAGTTGCCCGTATTCAAATATTCTTCACTACAATATTTTATTGAGGATGTGAAATTAGTCGTCAATTCTCTATAA
- a CDS encoding carbohydrate-binding protein — MFGLNKKNGCKLGVLATLTLVGLASQAFASADTLVLTPPLGWNSWNVFHENINEKQIQEIADAMVESGLRDAGYVFLNLDDNWMDTKRDAQGNLQNNPKTFPSGMKAIADYVHKKGLKFGLYGDRGKRTCHHYNSNWQSESGSNGHEVQDAKKLAEWGVDYWKYDNCDSDPRTQEKDYTAMSNALRNSGRDIVFSICMWEYKDWMPKIANLWRTTFDIGPEWISTSWYRGVYEIIDANNKYWQIAKPGHWNDPDMLEVGNRGLSYEEQRSQMTMWSIMAAPIMISSDVRNMSNETKELYLNKDMIAINQDSLGVQGHRISDKNGKQVWTKPLKNGDIAVALLNNNNSTQTVECNFKDIGVEGEVEVRDAWKKKDLGPVSSVSIELPAHGSALLRLVLKPVPREPFKGKPLDIPGKIEVEDFDVNGVGQGNTTYNESDTENHGDSDYRPGTGVDLYKKATGVIVGYNQAGEWLEYTVNVAKTGTYTMSASVASANSTSSFKLSMDGKDITEEIAVPAATAGEDNYDEYNTVEAKVSLTEGEHILRFTVTGDWMDIDWIEFTDGTVGLNKVRLTSFESENSYNVFSATGKHLGRVDLNGASMPQALKNAGYARGTYMVRSVKGNQIQRVNVR, encoded by the coding sequence ATGTTTGGTTTGAACAAGAAAAACGGTTGCAAGCTTGGAGTGTTAGCAACTTTGACTTTGGTGGGATTGGCATCGCAGGCTTTTGCTAGTGCCGACACTTTGGTGCTTACGCCACCGCTGGGTTGGAACAGCTGGAACGTTTTCCACGAAAACATCAACGAAAAGCAGATTCAGGAAATTGCCGACGCGATGGTCGAATCCGGTTTGAGAGACGCTGGCTATGTGTTCCTTAATCTGGACGATAACTGGATGGACACCAAGCGCGATGCCCAGGGCAACCTCCAGAACAACCCGAAGACTTTCCCCAGTGGCATGAAGGCCATCGCTGATTACGTGCATAAGAAGGGCCTGAAGTTCGGCCTTTACGGCGACCGTGGCAAACGCACCTGCCACCATTACAATAGCAACTGGCAAAGCGAAAGTGGTTCCAACGGCCACGAAGTTCAGGACGCCAAGAAGCTCGCTGAATGGGGCGTTGACTACTGGAAGTACGATAACTGCGACTCGGATCCGAGAACGCAGGAAAAAGATTACACTGCAATGTCCAATGCTCTCCGCAATTCCGGACGCGACATCGTGTTCAGCATTTGCATGTGGGAATACAAGGACTGGATGCCGAAAATTGCTAACCTCTGGCGCACCACTTTCGACATTGGTCCCGAATGGATTTCGACTTCGTGGTACCGCGGCGTCTACGAAATTATCGATGCGAACAACAAGTATTGGCAGATTGCAAAGCCCGGTCACTGGAATGACCCGGACATGCTCGAAGTAGGTAACAGAGGCCTCTCTTACGAGGAACAGCGCTCCCAGATGACGATGTGGTCCATCATGGCTGCTCCCATCATGATCAGTTCCGATGTGCGCAACATGAGCAACGAGACTAAGGAACTCTACCTGAACAAGGACATGATTGCCATTAACCAGGACTCCTTGGGCGTTCAGGGCCACCGCATTTCTGACAAGAATGGCAAGCAGGTTTGGACCAAGCCTTTGAAAAATGGCGATATCGCCGTGGCGCTTCTCAATAACAACAATTCTACCCAGACCGTCGAATGCAACTTTAAAGACATTGGCGTAGAAGGCGAAGTAGAAGTCCGCGATGCCTGGAAAAAGAAGGATTTGGGACCGGTCTCTAGTGTTTCTATTGAACTCCCGGCTCATGGTTCTGCACTGCTCCGCTTGGTTTTAAAGCCGGTTCCGCGCGAACCGTTCAAGGGCAAGCCTCTTGACATTCCGGGTAAGATCGAAGTGGAAGATTTCGATGTGAACGGCGTGGGTCAGGGCAACACCACTTACAACGAAAGCGATACAGAAAACCACGGCGATTCCGATTACCGCCCGGGTACTGGCGTGGACCTTTACAAGAAGGCTACCGGTGTCATTGTTGGCTACAACCAGGCAGGCGAATGGCTTGAATACACCGTGAACGTTGCCAAGACGGGTACTTACACAATGAGCGCTTCTGTGGCTTCTGCTAATAGCACCTCGAGCTTCAAGCTCTCCATGGATGGCAAGGACATTACCGAAGAAATCGCCGTGCCTGCAGCAACCGCCGGAGAAGACAACTATGACGAATACAATACAGTCGAAGCCAAGGTGAGCCTGACCGAAGGCGAACACATTCTCCGCTTTACGGTAACCGGTGACTGGATGGACATTGACTGGATTGAGTTTACCGATGGAACGGTGGGGCTGAATAAGGTTCGTCTCACGTCGTTTGAATCCGAGAATTCCTACAACGTGTTTAGCGCAACGGGTAAGCACCTCGGCCGCGTGGACTTGAATGGCGCTAGCATGCCGCAGGCGCTCAAGAACGCTGGGTATGCACGTG
- a CDS encoding carbohydrate binding domain-containing protein: protein MFGKIFKKAHCALTVAALAGFVTFSFADNINVNGTNRTMNVYAPRNIEKNRPLIIQMHGMNQDAPYQQNAAKWEPIADTARFVVVFPNGQNRAWDIGGDKDINFLKAIINEMYNKYGIDKNRVYVSGFSMGGMMSYHAANKMGDMIAAIAPVSGGGGVNSPKRAMPIMHTHGTSDDVVNYNSTVNTLKGWVSAQKCSSSSKVTKPYPSSKPGSAASLEVWSGCKDNVEVRLLTIAGKGHWYSMDEAVSVNTSVEIWNFVKNYSLDGSSLPPPIQVPTDRDSIFNGGFDSTDVAWTLQTHGSAAATGDVKNGKYQLDISAIGTENYQVQVIQHDLHLEKGQWYEVSFEASAGASRTLEVNVEQHTDPWASYLTEKKNFEIGKESKKYSFQFQMTAATDKDSRLSFNAGASTGTLTLDNVTLKKIAEPAPGTISLAPSLRLKTTAGVYNVYSLTGKRLGFVEIIENDVPNMQKTMKNAGFGKGVYILRNKTRSFMLPVDR from the coding sequence ATGTTTGGTAAAATCTTCAAGAAGGCGCACTGCGCCTTGACGGTTGCCGCCTTGGCTGGCTTCGTGACCTTTTCTTTTGCAGACAACATTAATGTGAACGGCACGAACCGTACCATGAACGTGTATGCGCCGAGAAACATCGAAAAAAATCGCCCGCTTATTATCCAGATGCACGGTATGAATCAGGATGCCCCGTATCAGCAGAATGCCGCCAAGTGGGAGCCGATTGCCGATACCGCACGATTTGTGGTCGTGTTCCCGAACGGTCAAAACAGGGCCTGGGACATCGGTGGCGACAAGGACATCAATTTCCTCAAGGCGATTATCAACGAAATGTACAACAAGTACGGCATTGACAAAAATCGCGTGTATGTTTCGGGATTCTCGATGGGCGGCATGATGAGCTACCATGCGGCAAACAAGATGGGCGATATGATTGCTGCCATTGCCCCGGTTTCTGGTGGCGGTGGCGTGAACTCGCCCAAGCGCGCCATGCCGATTATGCATACCCACGGCACTTCCGATGACGTGGTGAATTACAACAGCACCGTGAATACCCTCAAGGGCTGGGTCTCTGCGCAAAAATGCTCTTCAAGTTCCAAGGTCACAAAGCCGTATCCATCAAGCAAGCCGGGTTCTGCCGCCTCTCTCGAAGTCTGGAGCGGCTGCAAGGATAACGTCGAAGTCCGCTTGCTCACCATTGCAGGCAAGGGCCACTGGTATTCCATGGACGAGGCGGTCAGTGTCAACACGAGCGTTGAAATCTGGAATTTTGTCAAGAATTATTCGCTGGACGGCTCTTCGCTTCCGCCGCCAATTCAGGTGCCGACCGACCGCGACAGCATTTTTAACGGTGGCTTCGATTCGACCGACGTGGCCTGGACTTTGCAGACTCACGGCAGTGCCGCTGCTACAGGTGACGTGAAAAATGGCAAGTATCAGCTTGACATTTCTGCCATCGGCACGGAAAATTACCAGGTGCAGGTGATTCAGCATGACTTGCATCTCGAAAAAGGCCAGTGGTACGAAGTGAGTTTTGAAGCTAGCGCTGGCGCCTCTCGCACGCTCGAAGTGAACGTGGAACAGCACACGGATCCGTGGGCAAGTTACCTCACTGAAAAGAAGAATTTTGAAATCGGCAAGGAATCCAAGAAGTATTCCTTCCAATTCCAGATGACTGCCGCAACGGATAAAGATTCTCGTTTAAGTTTCAATGCGGGCGCCTCTACAGGCACGCTTACGCTCGATAACGTCACGCTCAAGAAAATTGCGGAACCTGCTCCGGGAACGATTTCGCTCGCTCCTTCTCTCCGTCTCAAAACGACCGCTGGAGTGTACAATGTTTATAGCCTCACGGGCAAGCGCCTCGGATTTGTCGAAATCATCGAAAACGACGTGCCGAACATGCAAAAAACGATGAAAAATGCTGGCTTTGGCAAGGGCGTTTACATCTTGCGCAACAAAACACGCTCGTTCATGTTGCCTGTTGACCGTTAA